The Hippocampus zosterae strain Florida chromosome 19, ASM2543408v3, whole genome shotgun sequence region CATATGccaggattattattattttgattggGCAAAAACACAATCAGGCTGCCATCATGGAAGTCGATAGGAATGAGGTCATATCTCCAGTTGACAAactgaacatttggaaaatgatcaGTTCAAGAAAAGGCATCTAAACAATCAGTTGATCACCAAAAATAATTTACAAGTTGACTGGCAACTAATTAGCTGTCAATTGAAAATGGATTAGCTGTCGATCAATCAAATTACTGAATACAATGCCCACAAACCGCAAGTTGGCAGACAACGGCTCTCAGTATGACGCGGCGCACATCCACAACAAGAGTAATCGAGATCTtgttaagtgtgtgcgtgtgactgACCTGCCAGGTTGCACAGCACGCGTCTGTGCGGTCCCGGTCCGAGGGCGACAAACACCACGTCGTTTCTGAAGTGAGCGACGCCCGTGAAGGGCAGCACCAGCTCCGCCCCATCCAGCAGCTCGGCCAATGACGACTCCACCTGGGCCAGCGCTGCCGCCGCCCTGACGGGAAAAGCAAAatgtgcacgcgcacgcacagaaaaataaataaatcacacacaaaTCCTCACTCTGCCTCCCTCTCATGTTACATCACGCCAGAATGTAGTGATTACTCATGTCACCATCTTCTACTTAGTGTAGATTAAGCATGGCATAACATGGCTTTTATCTGACAACAACGTATGACATCGGATTTATTATGCATTCGgattttttcatgcatttgacCTCTGAGAGACACTCTTTGCCATTCTTCTTCTGATTAAAATGTCAGCTACTTTTCAACATAAATTGttatttattatgatttttttaatagctACTATTTTCATTCAAAGCCACCAAATAACATTTTGTTACATTAATGAAGCAAATGATGAACAATCCATTCGTACATGCACTACATTGTGGAGATATGACTCAAATATATGCGGTTGCTATTAGAAGTGTCAATCTTACTTGATTAATCGAAAAGCAATAGATGATTAAATTAatcaaaaatgttaatcatcTAGTAATCGTTGAGAGCCATCGTGGAACTTAAAATTGCCCAAATCTTCTGATTTGAACTGCTCCACAGTCATTATTCCATGGAATGACTTCCATGGAACAGTATGTGATCAGCATTTGTTCGATGCCTTTTATTGATTTGTGTATCCATGTGCACGTTATTAATGTTATATAATGCGCCCTAGATATTCTATCAGTTTcactatcacacacacacaaaaaaagtattccaaaaataaaagaaaacaaaaaaagcaggtcacacCTTTAATTTACGGTGGTGTCGTGTGCTGTTTCACCAGAAGatgttagcggtcagcagtctgcaacttgcgatcagagctgttgcaacatgttttttatttatgtttttttattattattctcattccaaGTTTATTTGATCTGCAATTCActgatggcactggcaaagaatgggaatccggAGCACCAgtggaagcattttaaaacggaacACGTGAGCTACGAGAGTCATGTTTGTGCACTTAGCACTCTGCATAAGTGCATCCCATGCCTCTGCATCGGGTCTCAACTAAGGGAGGCAGTGATTACCTTTTCACAAACTTTGATATCAAATTTAATGTTTCTGTTTCATTCACGTTAGGGGCCGTGGCCGTCGCTCACCATCCCAAAAGTtgtccacccctgctctaaatcgtCCTGAGGTgttattgtgagcgtgaatggttgtttgtggttgtgcactgcaattggctggcaaccagttcacggtgtaCACCCGGCCTATTGCCCGAAAGCAACTGGGATTGGTTCctggttgccatggaaacgacacaagaacaacaacaactgccGATTCGAATTTCCTCAAGACAAATCATGCTCATCTTACAGGTCCACTTGCTCTTGGTCGGCCAGATGGGTGACGAGGAGCGTGATGTGGAGCGTCGGGACTGGGATCATGGCTTTAGCCAAGCGAGGCTCCCGTTCCAGAACTGCCTCTTGGACCTCCGTCACCGCTGAACTGATCTGTATAACaggacattttcaacaaaagaaTCTAGGGAGGTTGTCTAAATAGGACATTTAATCATGTTTGTATGTGACTCGCTATGTTATTTGGTACAGAGATACTTATACTCACTTCAACTAAAACTATGACAAAAAATAACGTGGGGTTGCGCCATCAGAATTTAACCATAAAAGTTATTTTATACATTCTTTTAAAGTCGAATTCTTCTAATTCTGACAGAGTGTTGTTAACAACGCTGCCAaatctgtaaaataaaattataattcAGAAAAGCAAGTGGATAAGACGACCCTTCAAAATTCCGCAAAATTAAACTGTTCTGTCTGCTGAATGGGCTAAAACCAGCGCCTTGCTCGGttgtcaactgtcaatcaaataacaCTTCTACCTCCAGGAAAAAATGAATGCACTCACGggtgacaacgaggcactctaaagtggccacACCACAACGCCCCGGCTCACCTGCTAGCTGTCAGAAAGGAATCCCTGTGCCTTAGTGAAATGATTTGTTTACAAGTGGTGCTATCGGAAAATAAGGCAAAGGCATTTGCCACCAAGAACGATGGAAATGTCCTTGGCTTTGTTGAAAAATATTATAAATTTCACGTTTTCAAGTGTACCTGTGCGTTGGTGATCGGGATGGAGACAAAGTAGTTGGGTCGCAGGatcttctgcttcttttttttggtcttctctGCATCTGGCTCACTGTCCACTCGTCGTCCCCTCTTCCTGTTCTTCTTGCCCGACTCTTGCTTGGCGACTTAACAAAGAAAATCACATCTCACATTCAAGTATAATGACGGCAGTAAATTTTATCCCAAATTAGGGAACATTTGAAGAACGATTGAACGTTGGGACGATGGAAGTATGAGGATGATGCTAAGTTCCTCGCTCTGGGCTGAAGATTGAAAATGACTGACCTGACTTTTTGGATGCTCCACTCTCCCCGCTCTCATGGCCTTGAGTCTCCTTCAAGTTCTTTGGTTCAGATGACCCCCCGAGACCAAGTTCATCTCCCAAAGCACCATCCTCCTTTTCTCCATTATTAGTACTATTAGGAAAACACTCATCAAGGGAAGCATCATCTGAGGTCTCCTTGCTCTGAAAGATGCTATCAGGCTCAATCTTGCTCATGGTGACCTGACATAGACCTGaggtctggaaaaaaagaaaactaaatggtGGCAAAGTACTAAACAGCAACAGTGATGGTTTAAAAACACTGAAACGAACAAATTACACAAGATTGAAGTCGTAAACCAAGAGGAAGAATATGCATTGGAATATTTAGATAATGGTCTTAATCAGAGATTAACCCGATTCCAAGGTACACTTATCAGACAGTTGTCGTGTGATTGTGTACTTCAATCTTATAAATACTGGacttttttaaatctcaaaagTACTGGACTGTTTTGTCTCGAAAACAACTTTTTCTTGATTTTGACCAAACTAACTTGAATCgaaaaaacagacaaattcatttcttttcaaactttaatctcgtctttttttcttttacctggCGTGATTTTATCGTCGTATGTGCATTTCGAACCAAACACTGGTGTGCCAAAAGACTTCTTGAACAAGTCGAAGTGAAGCCCACCAGAAGACGTCTCAGGTGCATGACGCGGGCGCATACGCACTttatctttcacacacacacacacgctcaaagTTTAGCTCATGTCAGCAAGCGTTTAATAGCCGACCAACAACGTGATTGAAGATACAAATTcaagaaatacacacacacacaaaaatgattgACGTCACATACTTGACCCAGATACAGTATCGCACACCTGTCagtatcaatcaatcaatcaatccgcCATGTTGGCTAACATTGTGACGGGCTAGCAGCCTGCACCGCGATTTTAGCACAAAGAAACGCAAAATGGGCAAACTCAACATCTATTCTCGATAAGTGTATCTTGTCGC contains the following coding sequences:
- the LOC127592198 gene encoding A-kinase anchor protein 7 isoform X1, translating into MHLRRLLVGFTSTCSRSLLAHQCLVRNAHTTIKSRQTSGLCQVTMSKIEPDSIFQSKETSDDASLDECFPNSTNNGEKEDGALGDELGLGGSSEPKNLKETQGHESGESGASKKSVAKQESGKKNRKRGRRVDSEPDAEKTKKKKQKILRPNYFVSIPITNAQISSAVTEVQEAVLEREPRLAKAMIPVPTLHITLLVTHLADQEQVDLAAAALAQVESSLAELLDGAELVLPFTGVAHFRNDVVFVALGPGPHRRVLCNLAELLRGHFKERGLLEGDAHGFEPHLTIMKLSRAPKLRSQGIKRVDPSLYSNYNDRFFGDQTLERLDLCSMLKRKQQDGYYHTETSLQLDLTPRPLHRKRSSSRRRSEPDEAELLRISKRLVEDAVSRAVQQYKKETFQNGGAPNAGQPPGNADATAETKTTDVNAATDTRK
- the LOC127592198 gene encoding A-kinase anchor protein 7 isoform X2, whose protein sequence is MHLRRLLVGFTSTCSRSLLAHQCLVRNAHTTIKSRQTSGLCQVTMSKIEPDSIFQSKETSDDASLDECFPNSTNNGEKEDGALGDELGLGGSSEPKNLKETQGHESGESGASKKSVAKQESGKKNRKRGRRVDSEPDAEKTKKKKQKILRPNYFVSIPITNAQISSAVTEVQEAVLEREPRLAKAMIPVPTLHITLLVTHLADQEQVDLAAAALAQVESSLAELLDGAELVLPFTGVAHFRNDVVFVALGPGPHRRVLCNLAELLRGHFKERGLLEGDAHGFEPHLTIMKLSRAPKLRSQGIKRVDPSLYSNYNDRFFGDQTLERLDLCSMLKRKQQDGYYHTETSLQLGSRRRSEPDEAELLRISKRLVEDAVSRAVQQYKKETFQNGGAPNAGQPPGNADATAETKTTDVNAATDTRK